Within the Phaseolus vulgaris cultivar G19833 chromosome 9, P. vulgaris v2.0, whole genome shotgun sequence genome, the region TAATCTAATATTTAAGAGTATAACAATTAATTGAGTTAGACACTGCCATGATATTCGAGTCAGACAGATGAAACAAACCAAAATAAAGATTGATACAGAAGATGGTGGCCGGTGATTTACTAAATAGGCACCCAGACAAACTTTCGAATGTTCTAACATATGGTCAAATGTGTGGGACACAAATTTAAGTTTTGTGCATGTTTTGCATgataaaataagacaaaaaaataacGAAGCAAGAGGCCAAGACCTCTAAGCACGAACCTGAATAAGTGCCCATGCTGTTGGCAAAAAGGCTAGGAGGCTCGCAAATATGTCTCCAATTGTGAGACTTAGCAGAGTAAACATTAAAGTTAGAACGACAATGGCTCCAACGAACAGAAACAATTTGACAAGACGAAACATCAACTGGAAGTCTGCGCTGAACTGCTTTCTACCCATGGACACAATCTGCAGTTCAAATGTAACAAATTAATCAGATCATAATCTATCACTTGCAGAAAGAACCTACTTTTTTATCACATGATACCAACCTTAAGGATAACCATGACAGCTACCATCACTATCCAAGACAAAGCATAAACCTGAAGAGAAAATGCATGTCAGAAAACTTTTCTCCATACactcatttaaattattattattatttttcttttatactttTTTGTGGAGGGGAGAGGAGATAGTGATTTATAATGAGATCATGGTATTTAGAAAAGGGCTAAATTCTCCTATATTCAAGGGATTATGATAAGAATCTGAGTATTATGAACAGTTTGAAGTCCTAAATAGAATAGAATGTTTAGTGGTATATTTAGGTATTGAATTCTCTTTTTTAAAAGCTAGTTTTTGAGGTGGGTTCCAAATGCTTGAATATTAGTCAATTTGTAGCTGAGACACTGGTTCTCTATATATCCGAGTTAACAACGCTTCACTCACCCTCAAATACCGGAGTTTGTAGTATAGACATTGGTGTTAAATAAGTTAAACCCTGTTGTGTGGCTCCAGACATGAAAacataaaatgaaattaaattagcTAGCATAATTACCAAGATGCTCTTGTCACCTCTGGCTACATTGAGATGATACACAATTCCATATTGATAGACAAAGAAACGCAGGTCAAGAATAATTTCACATAACCGCCCCAGACACCCAGTGTTCTGCAGATGATCCTGTTCTTCATTCCACCATGACTCCCAACTCTTGTTTGAAGGAACACCAATACCACCTCGAATACTTATCCACTTTTGCCAATCATCCCAGTCCTCAACTATCTTCTGCCATTCAAACCCTGATGGATTAAATAGGAAAGGTGAAAACAAAAATGAGCAGACCAAAAACCACATTGACGACGAGAGAAGGCCATATGTTGTTGGATCTGGTGCCGCTGATCCATAAATCCTATAACATATGAGCAAAATTGCGAGCTCAATCCCTTTAACAAAGTGACTTCTAGAGTACAATCTGTAATTTTCAGCAAACTTCTCATGGCGAACAACAAAACCACGGCCAGTTGCTCTATACTTTGCCCCTCCATGAAGAAGAGTGCGCCCAAAATAGTGCAGCTTTGTCCCTAGGGAGAAAGTGAAGAAAACAGGTGCTAGCTGCAACTGCATTATTATGAGATCCCCTATAGCAGTTCTGAACCCTCTCTCTAGTCCAATTTCCATGAACATGGGCAAAGTCATTACGAGTCCTATTTGAACAAGGGATTGGGAAGCTAATGCTGCCTGTAGTGCTACATTTCCCTTTCTCCTAGCCAACTTTACTATTGCATCCTCAAATCCACTCAAACACAGGTATAATTTGCCATATAGGAATGCATAACATGTGAGAACCACAATCTACGAATCAAAAAAAGAAAGATTTACTGCCATATGCAGAATTACAAatcaagaaaaggaaaaacaaagacATTTAAATAGATAAATAGCTAAGACAAATTAAATAGCTTCCCTTAAGAATTGTCAGTTATCACTGTAACAATACTCAGTCAAGTTCTCATTTTGTGGGAAACACATAAATGGTTTAGTGTTCGTGTGATAAGAGATTAATTTCCACATACATTAATCATATTAGGattgatttgtttttaaatacACAGTTAGTGTTGGTTTAATCTTAATGTCAAAGATTTGAGCAAAAGAATAATAGTAAACAGCAAGTACTGCTTTTGTAATATCCTAAATGCATTAGCCATTACCATTGAGCTTATATAAAATCCAATGGTCGTGAAATAGCATGATAACATGCGGAAAAAGTCAAAACGATGCCCCAGTCTGTAGATATCTCTGCTTAATGTCTGTTCTCCGTTACCACAAGCCACTTTTGCTTCAAAAAGTGAGATTTGATTGAGCCCAACGTCTCTACCCTTTCCGCACTGGATATATTCATGATGAGTGATATTTCCGCGTCTTAGTGTGGAGTTGAATCCTGCATAGGCAAAAGCATATGATGCAGCGTACCAAAAAACGCACATGATGCAATGTACCAAAAAAGATCATATGATGCTTAAAAGGAAATATCCAATGTCAGTACAAAGAAAGATTTTTCAAGAATGGTACCAGCAAAAATATCCTCGCTCAAATTGATGCCACAAGAAGCCTTGCTAAATCCTCCTCGAGTTATGTGGAAAATTCTATCAAAAACATCTGGATGACCATAGTGGAATCGCACCCTAGAATTCAACAAATTTAGTATAAGCCACAAAATGTATCCTCTGCATTATATTCATTCTAATAAATGTCTTGCAACAACAGGAGAAAAGATGCTAAAGTGAAATTTGAGAGTTCTCTAATTATTGTCTCCGAAAATTGAAACAGCATGCCCTATGACACTCAAACAAGAAGAGCAAAATAGTGGGGGGAAAGGAAGAAATAAGCAAAGCTCATAGTATAATCTGAATAATACTTAATTTGATTCTAAACATTTATATTACATGTATTTcccttttaaataaaatcactGTTTTAACTTGGGTGAGATCTTGTATTAGCCAATTCTGCAGTAGGTTCCTGATTTATTATAGAAGTTAAACAGGTATTTACTAGTCAACCATGTCATGAAATCACTAGAGGAAATCTTACTTCAGTGGTCTTGCAAGAACTCTTTGACCAATTGTGACAAAACTTGTTTCTTGATTTGACATAAACCAAGCCAAGGAAGAGACACTGTAGCAAGTGATAGAATTAAGTAATATGGTAACTTAGCATGACAAAATGCTCACTGGATGTGAATAAATTTCATCAGACCTGCCAGTAAAGATATGTTCACGAACACCTAATATTGTAGGCCGTCTCACCCCATGATCTTCACTAAACTCTTCCAAAAGATTGCGCATTTTTAAAGCTTCTTCCAAGTAATTATCCTTCAAGAAATTTGCACCGTTTCAACAGGTCAAAGTTTATAATGTTTTTCGCTTAAGAAATGTTTATAATGCTTTACCTGGTTCATGTCAATAGTCTGAAGAGCTTCGCCTCTTGTAAAAATGATGGCATGATTTTGATTTTCAGGCTTCCCTTCTCCTATCTTTGCTGGACCCGGCAGTTTTATCCGAAATATTTCCTTCAGAGAAAATAATAAAGCCATAAATTCTATGTTAATCACAAATTAATTAGCTTCCTGAATCGTTAGGCATTTACTTGGTCAAGATTGTCCACAGCTTTGACTAGTACAGAGTAATAAACTTTCTGAACTTTCCCTCCCTCTCTTTCTTCAACTTCATCAATATAAGCCACACGAAGTGAGGGATTGCTACAAATGAAGAACCGGATATTATATTCTTAAATGAAGCGGACTTCAGAAACCAAAGGCAAATATATATTGCATTTGAACTAAGCTCAATTCATGAATTGGAGAACATACTTAACCATCAAATTCAAAATGTCTGTCGCACGGCGATCTCCACTACGCTTCTGATTCCCATAGTTCTGACAGGTAGCGACGTATGTAAATTTCATGTCTGCAACCGCCTCTAAACTGGCATATAAGGATCTATGGCTCTTTTTATCTTCCTCGGACGGGGCAGTAACAGCTTTATAGCCGTCAAGTATCTCTGTTCACAAGATAACATAAAACCATAGAATCATCTATTCTTGGTAGCGAACTACTTTTTTGTCTATCACCATGAAgaatataaataagtaaaaaatttcatataagTGATAGTTGTGCATAAAGCCTGGCCCAAAATTCAAAACTAGCTTGCGATTGCCACAGTAGCAAGCAACTAGACTAAGCTCAAAAAGCTTGGAATAAAAGAAAATCACATTTACCCTTTTCATTTGCCATATCTAGAAAAGCCTGAAGCTTAATAGCTCGCCGGTAGTACATCATTCCCCTAACTGCATTGATGTACACGTACAAGAGGAAAAATATTAATCACCAAATCCTGTTTGTGGGGATGGAGAGGGTAGAAGTCACTGTTACCTGTCCTGCTAAGAGTTTGTCCTCGTAACGAGGCCCAGTGACGTAGCTGTAATATGTGTTCATCTTTCTCCCATATCTCGCTATCTTTCTTACAACCAAGACGTTCCATTAAGTTATTCCACTCATCTGAAAAGATAACTAAAATTTAGCCAGTCCTTTTGCAACTAGCAAATTACAGTCAAGATATATAGTGATAGTTGTTACAGACCAGGGTAGATCTTTTGCAGGTAATATATGATTGACACGCCATCTTCATTTTCAACCTCAAGGTCATTCTTCGAGTAGACAGTCTCTTCACTGTAGTATGGAGTTAAGACACTGCAAACAAAAAGCAAAATGCTACTTATAAGCTCAAGATAACTTCGGAACACATCGATTCAACACCAATGCATCACAAATTgctttagaaataaaatattaaacaaaccAGGAAAAGATAATTTGCGTAATAAGAATTAAGAGATTAACCCTGATGACCACAAATTCTCTAAACTCTGGAAGCATTTCATTATTCAATATGAATAAGTTACCAGAATAGGATGTTCTTGCAGTTTATTGTACATGACATGACATATGCATACATCTTAATGGCCACAAGTTCTGTACAAAAACAAGCATCAGACCTTATTGGAAATGGTTTCTATTCCAAGGGATTTAATGTCTAGATAGCTGAATAGACATATAGTGACTTATTATTTGCCTAGGGagttacatttatttttttattgctcTTAAATGAAACTCATTTCGAAATTATTACAGATACTCCTGCTGTTCAGTGGTTCTGCACTCAAGCATTTCACCTAAATCCAGTCTTCAACTAACCTGAAGGATAGCATTTTTCGAACTCGTGGAGCACGTGGCATATCCATGAACAATGAATTGGTAAAGAATGCAATCCTCCTGCGTGCTTCAAGGTTTGTTGGAACCTCAATGGCAGATTCCTTCACCGTCAAAAGTAAATAAAGACGTCTAATCTGAAAATCCAAAATTATTCGAAGTCACATAAGTATCTGAAAAGTTAATAATAACGGAAActgtaaataataattattattattatcattattaccTGTTCGTCCCATTGTGCTGTAAGTACAGGAGGAAATAATACAGCTGGTCTTGCATCTGTACCAGCAAAAAGTTGCCTTCCAGTATCCTTACTACTATGATAAAGTTCTGCCAATTCACTGAAGAACATCACAGTATGAAAGcacacattattattattatcggAAGAAAGATACGAATTATTAAATTCCAAATTCAGTGCAGTCAAGTTAACCAACCTGTTCTCATTTACCACCATATCACGTGTAAAGACTTCTAACATGTCTTGCAATAAGACCACCACTGTACCTTGCTTGGATGCATCTGCATCTTTCTGTAATCATAAAAGGATATGTAAGCAGATAAACAGGATAGTTACAAGAAACCGTTTAAGAATACAAACAAAGGTTATGTATGATTAGTTTTCTTTAGATAACTCACCAAGATTTCCACAAGCTCCACGAACTTCTTACAAAGGGAAGGTAAAAACCCCATTCGGAAATTTGTGAGAAGTGTATTCTTAGAGATGCTGTTTTCAACTTCCTTAATAATGACAGAGATTGTCCTGTTCCATCACAAAGAATTAAGCCTATTGATAATGACATACGTTTTAACAGAGTGAACCATATGTTCCTTCATTTATCTCGAGTCAAGTAATCCAGACTgacaattaaaatataaaaagataaataaatgaaaagtaTATGTACGTCAAACAAGACTCATTGCTTTTGTGAATTGGAAATAGTAAGAGCCAAATTTATAgtcttcataaaaaaaaacatggttAGGATTATTTATAATCTTACATTGACAATGCTTCTTGTATGAACTGTAAACTAAAATGGACAAACATCAATAGGGAAAGATACTGAAAGCTACCTCTTCTCAGCTTCTCCTACTATCAAAGCATGCAGGATGTTTTTAAATGATTCATAGCATTCAATCACAGCACATTTCATATATTCATCTGCACATATGCGCTTCCAAAGATCGGAGTCCTTTCCTCGAAATTGAGCTGCCATGTCCAGTGCTATAGGAATCTGTAAATGTAGACAGTGAGCCAATTATATGAACTGGTAAACTACAAGcatattaaaaattgaattatacagACCTTGCTTGCAAGCAAAAAAGGTGGCCACTGAATTGTTTTCAAGCTTGGATCTGATGAGTATGGAACCATCAAAAGATCCATCTCCCTGGAGTGATACTATCACAGGTTAGTCCTTAGTAGGTGATGGGTTACAAATCAAAATATGGAGGAGAAAGAATAGAAGATAGGATTTATGACAAAAAGCAATTAAAGAGTTTGGTTCTGTGGCCTTTCCTatcacttatgatatcttcCTCACGGAAACTACAAATAACTTCATTCCATAATTGAGCAAACTTAGCAGCTTCACTCCTTCTGCTTGCAGAAATCTATACA harbors:
- the LOC137822558 gene encoding callose synthase 5-like, yielding MPGLDAAPNTLTRRPSRSAATTFSAEVFDNEVVPSALASISPILRVANEIESERPRVAYLCRFYAFEKAHRLDQSSSGRGVRQFKTLLLQRLERDNGQSLALRVKKTDAREIQAYYQQYYEHYVRALDEGEQADRAQLGKAYQTAGVLFEVLCAVNKTEKVEEVAPEIIAAARDVQEKTEIYAPFNILPLNSAGASQPIMQLEEIKAAVSAFWNTRGLNWPTLFEQQRQRTGDLDLLDWLRAMFGFQRDNVRNQREHLILLLANAHIRLNPKSEPLSKLDDRAIDAVMNNLFKNYKTWCKFLGRRHSLRYPQGHQEIQQRKLLYMGLYLLIWGEASNVRFMPECLCYIFHNMAYELHGLLAGNVSIVTGENIKPSYGGDDEAFLRKVITPIYRVIEKEAKKSRQGAAPHSAWCNYDDLNEYFWSPDCFSLGWPMRDDGEFFRSTMTQGRKGAQKTPGRTGKSNFVETRSFWHIFRSFDRLWTFYLLGLQMMFIIAWEGISLLDIFQKEVLYDLSSIFITAAILRLLQSILDLALNFPGYHRWRFTDVLRNFLKVVVSLFWVIALPLFYVHSFKDAPNFMKDLLSFLHRIKGIPPLYIFAVAVYLLPNLLAAALFLFPMLRRWIENSNWHIVRFLLWWSQPRIYVGRGMHESQFALLKYTLFWVILLAAKFSFSFFLQIKPLVQPTKDIMSIRHVDFAWHEFFPEAQNNYGAVIALWAPVLMIYFMDTQIWYSIFSTICGGVIGAFDRLGEIRTLTMLRSRFQSLPGAFNTYLVPTDMKQKKKFSLSKRFDEISASRRSEAAKFAQLWNEVICSFREEDIISDREMDLLMVPYSSDPSLKTIQWPPFLLASKIPIALDMAAQFRGKDSDLWKRICADEYMKCAVIECYESFKNILHALIVGEAEKRTISVIIKEVENSISKNTLLTNFRMGFLPSLCKKFVELVEILKDADASKQGTVVVLLQDMLEVFTRDMVVNENSELAELYHSSKDTGRQLFAGTDARPAVLFPPVLTAQWDEQIRRLYLLLTVKESAIEVPTNLEARRRIAFFTNSLFMDMPRAPRVRKMLSFSVLTPYYSEETVYSKNDLEVENEDGVSIIYYLQKIYPDEWNNLMERLGCKKDSEIWEKDEHILQLRHWASLRGQTLSRTVRGMMYYRRAIKLQAFLDMANEKEILDGYKAVTAPSEEDKKSHRSLYASLEAVADMKFTYVATCQNYGNQKRSGDRRATDILNLMVNNPSLRVAYIDEVEEREGGKVQKVYYSVLVKAVDNLDQEIFRIKLPGPAKIGEGKPENQNHAIIFTRGEALQTIDMNQDNYLEEALKMRNLLEEFSEDHGVRRPTILGVREHIFTGSVSSLAWFMSNQETSFVTIGQRVLARPLKVRFHYGHPDVFDRIFHITRGGFSKASCGINLSEDIFAGFNSTLRRGNITHHEYIQCGKGRDVGLNQISLFEAKVACGNGEQTLSRDIYRLGHRFDFFRMLSCYFTTIGFYISSMIVVLTCYAFLYGKLYLCLSGFEDAIVKLARRKGNVALQAALASQSLVQIGLVMTLPMFMEIGLERGFRTAIGDLIIMQLQLAPVFFTFSLGTKLHYFGRTLLHGGAKYRATGRGFVVRHEKFAENYRLYSRSHFVKGIELAILLICYRIYGSAAPDPTTYGLLSSSMWFLVCSFLFSPFLFNPSGFEWQKIVEDWDDWQKWISIRGGIGVPSNKSWESWWNEEQDHLQNTGCLGRLCEIILDLRFFVYQYGIVYHLNVARGDKSILVYALSWIVMVAVMVILKIVSMGRKQFSADFQLMFRLVKLFLFVGAIVVLTLMFTLLSLTIGDIFASLLAFLPTAWALIQIAQACRPFVKGIGMWGSVKALARGYEYLMGVIIFAPVVILAWFPFVSEFQTRLLFNQAFSRGLQIQRILAGGKKDKKN